One Spiroplasma endosymbiont of Cantharis nigra DNA segment encodes these proteins:
- a CDS encoding ATP-binding cassette domain-containing protein — MEILNISKIFKKNVGVKNVTLKINKGDLIGLIGPNGAGKTTLMKLIFGEIIPDKGVIKLQDDELLSYFPDSNNIPLNMKANEYIEYIGFLNSLSKKDVEESKEKLYKIFDFKVYENKYLKDLSAGLKKTLILIGTLIIKPNILFLDEPTANLDLESKINFLNVIRKLIDFNITIIFTTHLFEEIKGLINRVVLISDGIIKLDKKIDNNTNIEELYKSITNKKTVDLEEFGEFWGNKK, encoded by the coding sequence ATGGAAATTTTAAATATTAGTAAAATTTTTAAAAAAAATGTTGGTGTAAAGAATGTCACACTAAAAATAAATAAGGGAGACTTAATAGGGCTGATAGGTCCTAATGGAGCAGGTAAAACTACACTAATGAAATTAATTTTTGGTGAAATAATACCTGATAAAGGAGTAATAAAATTGCAAGATGATGAACTTTTGTCATATTTTCCTGATAGTAATAATATACCTTTAAATATGAAGGCTAATGAGTATATTGAATATATAGGATTTTTAAATTCTCTTTCAAAAAAAGATGTGGAAGAGTCTAAAGAAAAATTGTATAAAATATTTGATTTTAAAGTATATGAAAATAAATATTTAAAAGATTTATCAGCTGGACTAAAAAAAACACTAATTTTAATTGGAACTTTAATTATCAAACCAAATATTTTATTTTTAGATGAGCCAACAGCAAATTTGGATTTAGAAAGTAAAATTAATTTTTTAAACGTAATTAGGAAATTAATAGATTTTAATATTACTATTATATTTACTACTCATCTTTTTGAAGAAATTAAAGGTTTGATTAATAGAGTTGTGCTAATTAGCGACGGGATTATAAAATTAGATAAAAAAATTGATAATAACACTAATATAGAGGAATTGTATAAGTCAATAACTAATAAAAAAACAGTAGATTTAGAAGAATTTGGAGAGTTTTGAGGTAATAAGAAATAA
- a CDS encoding RpiB/LacA/LacB family sugar-phosphate isomerase, whose translation MRIAIGCDHIVTDIKDKIIEMLKANKIEVIDCGTNDFNRTHYPIYGHQVAVNVVTKKADFGIVICGTGVGITNSAQKVKGARVVLAKDVLTAIDARQKYDANVVGFGGRIIGIGLMYEIIESFIQAKYLSKNDALINQINQIIEKENYDSKIFDEEKHKWDQGFYN comes from the coding sequence ATGAGAATTGCAATAGGATGTGATCACATTGTTACAGATATTAAAGATAAAATAATTGAAATGTTAAAAGCTAATAAAATTGAGGTAATTGATTGTGGAACTAATGATTTTAACAGAACTCATTATCCAATATATGGTCATCAAGTTGCTGTAAATGTAGTAACAAAAAAAGCTGACTTTGGAATTGTAATTTGTGGAACTGGAGTTGGAATTACAAATAGTGCTCAAAAAGTTAAAGGAGCAAGAGTAGTTCTTGCAAAAGATGTTTTGACAGCTATTGATGCTAGGCAAAAATATGATGCAAATGTTGTTGGCTTTGGAGGTCGAATTATTGGTATTGGTTTAATGTATGAGATTATTGAAAGTTTTATACAAGCTAAGTATCTAAGTAAAAATGATGCTTTAATTAATCAAATTAATCAAATTATTGAAAAAGAAAATTATGATAGTAAAATTTTTGATGAAGAAAAACACAAGTGAGATCAGGGATTTTATAATTAA
- a CDS encoding RpiB/LacA/LacB family sugar-phosphate isomerase has product MNKIIVYINNKIDKEYENFLLENIKSQNFDITFQKEISIFNDLNKLSDNLNQKKLDRVIVIDDFGTLPFMIMAQKKGVVVAQISDYHSGKMTIQHNNSNVLSLGFSIIGKENMLNVIDAYLSATFEAGRHMVRINMLENMLEGQ; this is encoded by the coding sequence ATGAACAAAATTATAGTATATATAAATAATAAAATAGATAAAGAGTATGAAAATTTTTTATTAGAAAATATTAAATCTCAAAACTTTGATATTACATTTCAAAAGGAGATTAGTATATTTAATGACTTAAATAAATTAAGTGATAATTTAAATCAAAAAAAATTAGATAGAGTAATTGTTATTGATGATTTTGGAACTTTACCATTTATGATTATGGCTCAAAAAAAAGGAGTTGTAGTAGCTCAAATATCAGATTATCATTCTGGGAAGATGACAATTCAACATAATAATTCAAACGTCTTATCATTAGGTTTTTCTATAATAGGTAAAGAGAATATGTTAAATGTAATTGATGCATATTTAAGTGCTACTTTTGAAGCTGGAAGACATATGGTAAGAATTAATATGTTAGAAAATATGTTGGAGGGACAATAA
- a CDS encoding lipoprotein, which produces MKKLLTILAATSLFATSSISVVACGGNVGKGGDDDTLPNANFELDKKNIDIYSNEVGYINITNWSILNTKSRPSVFTYNEDGIVQVTKSLKGDQLVITPLSQKVGSVKIIVASEVHSVEITVEVKKIEQESKFKLEKNSLSMKTSSSSYIKITNWDALEENAKPDKFEFENEGLASASLDSANKRIKIETESQGANNLKLIVTSKDNSHFEEILITIEASKFNLAQEGLILNIAAGNMHNGLIDSSIAVGKEGFTITDEAIINGFNTMNNSNIDQQELEIDREGEGTTEGNNGIGTSVIIRAKANSEVVEGETLLLLNQNIDPNEYFANKNLGEIRLFAGAYNRLPEVLESKDVISLGAIIFEQVGAKNTQLEYVKANFIQNLGEAGKAIMQNAKTTATTFQITNMPTLGGIFKEGIDVEFTYKFVLEDRITLFESLPENKKVLVDADKLTDKSKSAQRGAKEQIYNQLSEKFKNEISLNHFIEFTNIIFDTYEVITPGIISTSIPVDFKFDVLPGSDKLYAHDGAAWNGYINASGVAGTATGGGNLEKYEDNKKFDEKYTAGMGGFTLGGSTSGNFYQGHNIMELNQKLTTPIEYQTVGNGKTNNLNFSLENMKSEYKVTVESSDSNVASVNLIKNENYQYVIELTGKKKTGGFLGPKEPTISIKVNGFTTHTFKVKVN; this is translated from the coding sequence ATGAAAAAATTATTAACAATATTAGCTGCAACAAGTTTGTTTGCAACTTCATCAATATCAGTTGTAGCATGTGGGGGAAATGTTGGTAAAGGTGGCGATGATGACACTCTTCCAAATGCAAATTTTGAATTAGATAAAAAAAATATTGATATTTATAGTAATGAAGTTGGTTATATAAATATAACTAACTGAAGTATTTTAAATACTAAATCAAGACCAAGTGTGTTTACTTATAATGAAGATGGCATAGTTCAGGTTACAAAAAGTTTAAAAGGTGATCAACTTGTAATTACACCATTATCACAAAAAGTTGGTTCAGTAAAAATAATAGTAGCTTCTGAAGTTCATTCAGTTGAAATAACAGTAGAGGTTAAAAAAATAGAACAAGAGTCTAAATTTAAGTTAGAAAAAAATTCTTTAAGTATGAAAACATCTTCATCAAGTTACATTAAAATTACCAATTGAGATGCTCTAGAAGAAAATGCAAAACCAGATAAATTTGAATTTGAAAATGAAGGACTGGCAAGCGCTTCTTTGGATAGTGCAAATAAAAGAATTAAAATAGAAACAGAATCACAAGGTGCTAATAATTTAAAATTAATAGTTACTTCAAAAGATAATAGTCACTTTGAAGAAATTTTAATTACTATTGAGGCTTCAAAGTTTAATTTAGCCCAAGAGGGTTTAATTTTAAATATAGCTGCAGGAAATATGCATAACGGTTTAATTGATTCAAGTATTGCTGTAGGAAAAGAAGGTTTTACAATAACTGATGAAGCCATTATTAATGGATTTAATACTATGAACAATTCAAATATAGATCAACAAGAGTTAGAAATTGATAGAGAAGGAGAAGGTACTACAGAGGGTAATAATGGAATTGGAACTTCTGTAATCATAAGAGCAAAAGCAAATAGTGAAGTTGTAGAAGGGGAAACACTTTTATTACTTAATCAAAATATTGATCCAAATGAGTATTTTGCAAATAAAAATTTAGGAGAAATTAGATTATTTGCAGGAGCTTATAATAGACTACCTGAAGTATTAGAATCAAAAGACGTTATAAGTTTAGGCGCAATTATTTTTGAACAAGTTGGTGCAAAAAACACTCAACTAGAATATGTAAAAGCGAACTTTATACAAAATCTTGGAGAAGCTGGTAAAGCAATTATGCAAAATGCCAAAACTACAGCAACTACTTTCCAAATTACAAATATGCCAACTCTTGGAGGAATATTTAAAGAGGGTATAGATGTGGAATTTACATATAAATTTGTATTAGAAGATAGAATAACATTATTTGAATCTTTACCTGAAAATAAGAAAGTACTTGTAGATGCAGATAAATTGACTGATAAATCTAAATCAGCTCAAAGAGGTGCTAAGGAACAAATTTATAATCAGTTAAGCGAAAAATTTAAAAATGAGATTAGCTTAAATCACTTTATTGAATTTACAAATATAATTTTTGATACCTATGAAGTTATTACTCCTGGAATAATTTCAACTAGTATTCCAGTGGACTTTAAATTTGATGTATTGCCTGGTTCAGATAAATTGTATGCCCATGATGGTGCCGCATGAAATGGTTATATTAATGCCAGTGGTGTGGCAGGTACTGCAACTGGTGGAGGTAATTTAGAAAAATATGAAGACAATAAAAAGTTTGATGAAAAATATACAGCAGGAATGGGAGGATTTACTCTTGGTGGATCTACTAGTGGTAATTTTTATCAAGGGCATAATATTATGGAGTTAAATCAGAAATTAACTACTCCAATTGAATATCAAACAGTGGGAAATGGAAAAACAAATAATTTAAACTTTAGTTTGGAAAATATGAAATCTGAATATAAAGTCACAGTTGAATCAAGTGATTCAAATGTGGCCTCTGTAAACTTAATAAAAAATGAGAATTACCAATATGTTATTGAACTTACAGGGAAGAAAAAAACTGGTGGTTTTTTGGGACCAAAAGAACCTACTATTAGTATTAAAG